A genome region from Paenibacillus thermoaerophilus includes the following:
- a CDS encoding DUF1294 domain-containing protein, translating to MYLLLFYLAVMNLASFLWMRSDKAKARRGERRIPEKRLFAAAAAGGALGVWLGMRTFRHKTKHASFTVGIPLLILLNVAAAGYIAALIR from the coding sequence TTGTACCTGCTGCTTTTTTATTTGGCGGTCATGAATCTTGCCAGCTTTTTATGGATGAGGTCGGATAAAGCGAAAGCCCGAAGAGGGGAACGCCGCATTCCGGAGAAGCGGCTTTTTGCCGCGGCTGCGGCGGGAGGAGCGCTCGGCGTATGGTTGGGCATGAGGACGTTCCGGCATAAAACGAAGCATGCGTCCTTCACGGTCGGGATTCCCTTGCTGATCCTGCTCAACGTAGCGGCGGCCGGCTATATCGCGGCGTTGATCCGTTAA
- the hisA gene encoding phosphoribosylformimino-5-aminoimidazole carboxamide ribotide isomerase — protein MEFRPCIDIHGGKVKQIVGESLRADRHVIENFVSEHDPAYYAAMFKADNLRGGHVIMLGSGNQEAALQALREFPGGFHIGGGINDQNAGFFLENGASHVIVTSFIFNNGRLNLKNLEKIARAVGKERLVIDLSCKSVDGKWRVVTNQWSQVTDFEINRANIEFLESYCDELLIHAVDVEGKRTGIQEDLVRDLAELVSIPTTYAGGATSLADLDLFDRISQGKLNITIGSALDIFGGDLPYREVVEYFHRRNG, from the coding sequence ATGGAGTTCAGACCTTGTATCGATATTCACGGGGGGAAGGTCAAACAAATCGTCGGCGAGTCGCTGCGGGCGGACCGCCACGTGATTGAAAACTTCGTGTCGGAGCACGATCCGGCTTATTATGCGGCCATGTTCAAAGCGGACAACCTGCGCGGCGGCCACGTCATCATGCTGGGCAGCGGGAATCAGGAAGCGGCATTGCAGGCGTTAAGGGAATTTCCCGGCGGGTTTCATATCGGGGGCGGAATCAACGATCAAAATGCCGGCTTTTTCCTCGAGAACGGCGCTTCCCATGTGATCGTAACTTCGTTTATTTTCAACAACGGACGATTGAATCTGAAGAATCTGGAGAAAATCGCGCGGGCGGTCGGCAAGGAGCGGCTGGTGATCGACTTGAGCTGCAAATCGGTCGACGGCAAATGGCGCGTCGTCACGAATCAATGGAGCCAGGTGACCGACTTCGAGATCAACCGGGCCAATATCGAATTTTTGGAGTCATATTGCGACGAGCTGCTGATCCACGCCGTCGACGTCGAAGGCAAACGGACCGGCATTCAGGAAGATCTGGTGCGCGATCTGGCGGAGCTCGTGTCGATCCCGACGACGTATGCGGGCGGCGCCACCTCGCTGGCCGATCTGGACTTGTTCGACCGCATCAGCCAAGGCAAGCTCAACATCACGATCGGCAGCGCGCTGGACATTTTCGGGGGAGACCTGCCGTATAGAGAAGTGGTGGAGTATTTCCACAGACGAAACGGCTAG
- a CDS encoding rod shape-determining protein: protein MFIGKSQMFGVDLGTSNTRIYRKGIGIVLQEPSVVAVRSGTREVVAYGSEAEAMIGRTPGSLEVVYPLIDGTIADFELASAMLQHFIGKVQGKRSLLRGKAEYYISVPCGITSVQKRAVEDTVLRNGAKRAVVIEDPIAAAWGAGLPVDEPGGNMILDIGGGKSQIAVVSLGGIVVSRSVNRGGMSIDKDIADYVKKTYNLEIGQRTAEEIKKRLAFAVPADEEARMEVRGRDTVLGLPRSITLGSGEISDQLDAFFAVLTDSIRATLERCPPELAGDLLEKGVTLCGGGALLHGIGDRLREETGVPFHLPEHPDECTVLGIGKLLSGSRSRNPVRLNAINA, encoded by the coding sequence ATGTTCATAGGCAAGTCTCAAATGTTCGGTGTCGATCTCGGCACGTCGAATACGAGAATATACCGGAAGGGAATCGGCATCGTTCTGCAAGAGCCTTCCGTCGTCGCTGTCCGCTCGGGAACCCGCGAGGTCGTCGCCTACGGGAGCGAGGCGGAAGCCATGATCGGCAGGACGCCGGGCAGTCTGGAGGTCGTTTATCCGCTCATCGATGGGACGATCGCCGATTTCGAGCTGGCTTCGGCCATGCTCCAGCATTTTATCGGCAAGGTTCAGGGCAAAAGGAGCTTGCTGCGCGGCAAGGCGGAATACTATATCTCCGTTCCGTGCGGCATTACCAGCGTACAGAAACGGGCGGTGGAGGACACGGTGCTCCGCAACGGGGCCAAGCGGGCGGTCGTGATCGAAGACCCGATCGCCGCCGCGTGGGGCGCCGGCCTGCCGGTGGATGAGCCGGGCGGCAACATGATTCTGGATATCGGGGGCGGCAAAAGCCAGATCGCGGTCGTCTCGTTGGGCGGCATTGTGGTCAGCCGATCGGTGAACAGAGGCGGCATGTCGATCGACAAGGACATCGCCGACTACGTAAAGAAAACGTATAATCTGGAGATCGGCCAGCGGACCGCGGAGGAGATCAAGAAAAGACTGGCGTTCGCCGTCCCGGCGGACGAAGAGGCGCGGATGGAGGTCAGAGGGAGAGATACGGTGCTCGGTCTGCCCCGAAGCATCACCCTCGGCTCCGGCGAAATCTCCGATCAGTTGGATGCGTTTTTTGCCGTGTTGACCGATTCGATCCGGGCGACGCTCGAGCGTTGTCCGCCCGAGCTGGCCGGGGATTTGCTCGAGAAGGGCGTGACTTTGTGCGGAGGCGGGGCGCTTCTTCACGGTATCGGCGACCGGCTCCGGGAGGAAACGGGCGTGCCCTTCCATTTGCCCGAGCATCCGGATGAGTGCACCGTTCTCGGAATAGGCAAGCTGTTAAGCGGATCGAGGAGCAGGAATCCGGTCCGGTTGAACGCCATCAACGCGTAG
- a CDS encoding HelD family protein encodes MERQDAYLEEQARLDETLEEIERQLERIGPRYYGDVYIEQVLDAKREEMRSRLTLMRNEPYFGRIDFREKGRTEPTPLYIGKRGMDLQETGQPYVIDWRAPVASLFYSFTGGDGPVEYEAPEGVIAGEIDLKRNISIRERQLERVVDSYVRGGDNLGLTDEFLLYRLGEKKDNRLRDIVSTIQAEQDAIIRAPKNRALIIQGAAGSGKTTVALHRLAYLLYQYPEQIRADRMIIFAPNAMFLDYISGVLPELGVGDVRQTTFSDWALELLGEDVKLAGDDGESGTWFRLADERPAADSVTPGRFKGSIGYMRWLDEKLEAYERDFLPDIPFVPWSGCVLPAAVIREWFEVEYRHYPLAARKERLVGRMKRWLDMQLAEIGDPKIRKERSKAAKAKLRAYIGKLPPVSALQFHFRLYGGKSELMDGFVPEAIRKQTQKDAAKRVVRQEDLAPLVWIHRALHGTDGQTFDHVVVDEAQDVSPLQIALLRSYMKEPSFTLLGDMAQGIHAYRGLHRWEELFELFEEAQRLYHELKLSYRSTLEIIEFANRVLTHTGTGLSPAQPVFRSGDPVEVVRLDGGESRTSRISGIIRQHLAEGMRTIAVIGRTEADCREIYAELSEAGIEASLIVEGQRAYQGGVSVAPVSLSKGLEFDAVLLPDADSRRYTASPEDAKLLYVACTRALHRLTLLYDGEVTPLISADESDA; translated from the coding sequence ATGGAAAGGCAGGACGCTTATCTCGAGGAACAAGCGAGGCTGGACGAGACGCTGGAGGAGATCGAGCGCCAGCTCGAACGGATCGGTCCGCGGTATTACGGCGACGTCTACATCGAGCAGGTGCTGGACGCCAAGCGCGAAGAGATGCGCAGCCGGCTGACGCTGATGCGGAACGAACCGTATTTCGGACGAATCGATTTTCGGGAGAAGGGACGGACGGAGCCGACTCCGCTGTATATCGGAAAACGAGGCATGGACCTGCAGGAAACCGGACAACCCTATGTGATCGATTGGCGCGCGCCGGTGGCGAGTTTGTTTTACTCCTTTACCGGGGGAGACGGCCCGGTCGAGTATGAAGCGCCGGAAGGCGTCATCGCCGGCGAGATCGATCTGAAGCGGAACATATCCATTCGGGAGCGGCAGTTGGAACGCGTCGTGGACAGCTATGTGCGCGGAGGCGACAATCTGGGGCTGACCGACGAATTCCTGCTGTACCGGCTCGGCGAGAAGAAGGACAACCGGCTGAGGGATATCGTATCGACGATTCAGGCGGAGCAGGATGCGATCATCCGCGCGCCGAAGAACCGGGCGCTGATCATTCAAGGGGCCGCGGGATCGGGAAAAACGACGGTCGCGCTGCACCGGTTGGCGTATTTGCTGTACCAATACCCGGAACAGATTCGGGCCGACCGGATGATCATCTTCGCTCCCAACGCGATGTTTCTCGATTACATCTCCGGCGTGCTGCCGGAGCTCGGCGTCGGGGATGTGCGGCAGACGACCTTCTCCGACTGGGCGCTGGAGCTGTTGGGCGAGGACGTGAAGCTGGCCGGGGACGACGGCGAAAGCGGGACATGGTTTCGGCTCGCGGACGAGCGTCCGGCTGCGGATTCCGTTACGCCGGGTCGCTTCAAAGGGTCGATCGGCTATATGCGGTGGCTGGATGAGAAGCTGGAGGCATACGAGCGGGACTTTTTGCCGGACATTCCGTTTGTGCCTTGGAGCGGCTGCGTGTTGCCCGCCGCCGTGATCCGCGAATGGTTCGAGGTGGAGTACCGGCATTACCCCCTGGCGGCGAGGAAGGAACGGCTTGTCGGCAGGATGAAGCGCTGGCTCGACATGCAATTGGCGGAGATCGGCGACCCCAAGATCCGGAAGGAACGAAGCAAGGCCGCCAAGGCGAAGCTTCGAGCATATATCGGCAAATTGCCGCCCGTCAGCGCGCTGCAGTTCCACTTCCGGTTATACGGGGGGAAATCGGAGCTGATGGACGGGTTCGTGCCCGAAGCGATTCGCAAGCAGACGCAGAAGGATGCCGCGAAGCGGGTGGTCCGTCAGGAGGATTTGGCTCCGCTTGTCTGGATTCATCGGGCTTTGCACGGAACGGACGGCCAGACCTTCGACCACGTCGTCGTCGACGAGGCGCAGGACGTATCGCCGCTGCAAATCGCGCTGCTGCGGTCCTACATGAAGGAGCCTTCTTTCACCTTGCTCGGCGATATGGCGCAAGGCATTCACGCGTACCGGGGCCTGCACCGTTGGGAGGAGCTCTTCGAATTGTTCGAGGAGGCGCAGCGGTTGTATCACGAACTGAAGCTCAGTTACCGCTCCACGCTGGAGATCATCGAATTCGCGAATCGCGTGCTCACGCATACCGGAACGGGTCTTTCGCCAGCGCAGCCGGTCTTCCGCAGCGGCGATCCCGTCGAAGTCGTCCGTCTGGACGGGGGCGAGTCCCGCACGAGCCGGATATCCGGCATCATCCGCCAACATCTGGCGGAAGGCATGCGGACGATCGCCGTCATCGGCCGGACGGAAGCGGACTGCCGGGAGATTTACGCGGAGCTGAGCGAAGCCGGGATCGAGGCGAGCTTGATCGTGGAAGGGCAGCGCGCTTATCAAGGGGGCGTATCCGTCGCCCCCGTCTCCTTGTCGAAAGGTCTCGAATTCGACGCGGTGCTGCTGCCGGACGCGGACTCGCGCCGCTATACGGCGTCCCCGGAGGACGCCAAGCTGCTGTATGTCGCCTGCACGCGCGCGTTGCACCGGCTGACGCTGCTGTATGACGGCGAGGTGACGCCGTTGATATCGGCGGACGAATCGGATGCATAA
- a CDS encoding squalene/phytoene synthase family protein, with protein MIMLEKTSRTFFIPISRMVSGLRESVASAYLCMRAIDEIEDHELLPEQNKIELLFGISEALRSPDTEEAVRRLLAPYREVLPEVSLRIVDWARLCPSAVSPTVTRYTAMMAEQMAEWVRKKWVIRTEADLDGYTYSVAGMVGEMLSELWHWHDGTQSDRAKAVAFGRGLQAVNILRNRKEDLSRGVDFYPDGWGSKEMLAYTRRNLKLADEYINELGKGPALEFCKIPLALAHATVKILAAGGNKLTRDAVLKIVNRLGG; from the coding sequence ATGATCATGCTGGAAAAAACGAGCCGCACTTTTTTTATCCCGATCAGCCGTATGGTGTCCGGATTGAGAGAATCCGTCGCTTCCGCCTATTTGTGCATGCGGGCGATCGACGAGATCGAGGATCACGAGTTGTTGCCGGAGCAGAACAAGATCGAACTGCTGTTCGGGATATCGGAAGCGTTGCGCTCCCCCGATACGGAGGAAGCCGTCCGCCGGCTGCTGGCCCCTTACCGGGAGGTGCTGCCGGAAGTGTCGCTGCGGATTGTCGACTGGGCCCGCCTGTGTCCGTCGGCCGTCTCGCCTACGGTGACCCGCTACACCGCCATGATGGCCGAGCAGATGGCCGAGTGGGTGCGGAAAAAATGGGTGATCCGGACCGAGGCCGATCTGGACGGTTACACGTACAGCGTGGCGGGGATGGTAGGGGAAATGCTCTCCGAGCTTTGGCATTGGCATGACGGCACCCAATCCGACAGGGCGAAAGCGGTTGCGTTCGGAAGGGGCCTGCAGGCGGTGAACATCCTGCGGAACCGCAAGGAGGATCTGAGCCGGGGCGTCGACTTTTATCCCGACGGATGGGGCTCGAAGGAGATGCTCGCGTACACGCGGCGCAACCTGAAGCTGGCCGACGAATATATCAACGAGCTGGGCAAGGGGCCCGCTCTGGAGTTTTGCAAGATTCCGCTGGCACTGGCGCATGCGACCGTGAAGATCCTCGCCGCCGGCGGCAACAAGCTGACGAGAGACGCCGTGCTGAAAATCGTGAACCGCCTCGGCGGTTGA
- a CDS encoding ROK family protein, with amino-acid sequence MGSYAFGFDVGGTNIECGLVGREGSIVWRSRVRTEPERGNEHVMSLIAGQALQGLRDTGIPASDVSGIGIGMPGLIDPKRGVAILSANLFFRNYPVAAQIAERTGLRVCVENDVRLYVYGESLYGAGRNYRHVLGLTIGTGLAAAFVQDGRLYSGSGYSGEIGHIPVDTNGRPCGCGLTGCLETVVSAPGIVRQAIEALADGGHPNSPLRRKHADPSLLTARDLSEAYDEGDALAAAIMERTGRLLGRTLSYLVPMLSPDAIVIGGGVAQAGERLLGPVKEALYANIMPVYRDRLAFAAAELGDDAGILGSARWAFERTEGEGERRPSE; translated from the coding sequence ATGGGGAGCTATGCGTTTGGATTTGACGTCGGCGGAACGAATATCGAATGCGGGCTCGTCGGACGGGAGGGCTCGATCGTGTGGAGGAGCCGCGTGCGCACGGAGCCGGAGCGGGGCAACGAGCACGTCATGTCGCTGATCGCCGGCCAGGCGCTTCAAGGGCTGCGCGACACCGGCATCCCGGCTTCCGACGTGAGCGGAATCGGCATCGGCATGCCGGGATTGATCGATCCGAAACGAGGCGTAGCGATATTGTCCGCGAATCTGTTTTTCCGGAATTACCCGGTCGCCGCCCAAATCGCCGAGCGGACGGGGCTGCGGGTCTGCGTCGAGAACGACGTCCGCTTGTACGTATACGGGGAGTCGCTCTACGGCGCGGGAAGAAACTATCGCCATGTGCTGGGCCTGACGATCGGAACCGGCCTGGCGGCGGCTTTCGTGCAAGATGGCCGTCTCTACAGCGGCAGCGGTTATTCCGGCGAGATCGGACATATCCCCGTCGACACGAATGGGCGCCCGTGCGGCTGCGGGCTGACCGGATGCCTCGAAACGGTCGTCTCGGCCCCGGGCATCGTCCGTCAGGCGATCGAGGCTTTGGCGGACGGCGGCCATCCGAACAGCCCGCTTCGCCGCAAGCATGCCGATCCGTCGCTGCTCACGGCCCGGGACTTGTCGGAGGCGTACGACGAGGGGGACGCGCTGGCCGCTGCCATCATGGAACGGACGGGCCGGCTGCTCGGCCGGACGCTGTCCTATCTCGTGCCGATGCTGAGTCCCGACGCGATCGTCATCGGTGGCGGGGTGGCCCAAGCGGGGGAGCGGCTGCTGGGTCCCGTCAAAGAAGCGCTGTACGCCAACATTATGCCGGTGTACAGGGACCGGCTTGCCTTCGCCGCCGCGGAGCTGGGCGACGATGCCGGCATTCTCGGAAGCGCCAGATGGGCGTTCGAACGGACGGAAGGCGAGGGGGAACGCCGCCCGAGCGAATAG
- a CDS encoding SIS domain-containing protein: MTAHGKLTYPEIQEQAEALAGARQQLDRQSDWVDAYLKDSRYDEVFFIGSGSSYYQAQIMASTFRRWLGRRASAYPSSEILLFRDHSAVPGRKLLVGVSRSGESSEVVQAIRSVRDLPDWTVCGITCYADSTMAQLAPCLVSPLGAEQSTVMTKSFSSMTFLMQAAIAQASGSAEYAWQMDAALSASESVVRAADEFARQLVENRDLFRNYIYLGMGPLFGVAQEACLKIKEMANVWTESFGTLEYRHGPKSIVEPGTLIVAVISEQARAYELKVAEEMKGYGANVLLVTAQAGEDTSFADFVFETGGRTLSDDARAVLTMPLLQFIGYYTSMKKNLNPDNPRNLTQVVQIQ; the protein is encoded by the coding sequence ATGACCGCACACGGCAAGTTGACGTATCCCGAGATTCAAGAGCAGGCCGAAGCGCTGGCCGGAGCCCGGCAGCAGCTCGACCGGCAGAGCGACTGGGTTGACGCATATCTAAAGGACTCCCGCTACGACGAAGTCTTCTTTATCGGCTCCGGCTCCTCTTATTACCAAGCCCAGATCATGGCGTCCACGTTCCGGAGATGGCTGGGAAGAAGAGCTTCGGCATACCCGTCGTCGGAAATTCTGTTGTTCCGCGACCATTCGGCCGTCCCGGGCCGGAAGCTGCTTGTCGGGGTATCCCGCTCCGGCGAGTCGTCCGAGGTGGTGCAGGCGATCCGATCCGTCCGCGATCTGCCGGATTGGACCGTCTGCGGCATCACCTGCTACGCCGACAGCACGATGGCGCAGCTTGCGCCGTGCCTGGTGTCCCCCTTGGGCGCGGAACAAAGCACCGTCATGACCAAATCGTTCAGCAGCATGACGTTCCTGATGCAGGCGGCCATCGCGCAAGCCTCCGGCTCCGCCGAATATGCGTGGCAGATGGACGCGGCTTTGTCCGCCAGCGAATCGGTCGTGCGCGCGGCGGACGAATTCGCCCGACAACTCGTGGAGAACCGCGATCTGTTCCGCAATTATATTTACCTCGGCATGGGCCCGCTGTTCGGCGTCGCGCAGGAGGCGTGTCTGAAAATCAAAGAGATGGCGAACGTCTGGACGGAAAGCTTCGGCACGCTGGAATACCGCCACGGACCGAAATCCATTGTCGAGCCGGGCACGCTTATCGTGGCGGTGATCTCCGAGCAGGCGCGCGCCTACGAACTGAAGGTCGCCGAGGAAATGAAAGGATACGGCGCGAACGTGCTTCTCGTCACGGCCCAAGCCGGAGAAGACACCTCGTTCGCCGACTTCGTGTTCGAGACGGGAGGCCGGACGTTGAGCGACGACGCCCGGGCGGTGCTGACCATGCCTCTGCTCCAGTTCATCGGGTATTACACGTCCATGAAGAAAAACTTGAATCCGGACAACCCCCGCAACCTGACGCAAGTCGTCCAAATCCAATAA
- the fba gene encoding class II fructose-1,6-bisphosphate aldolase, translated as MPLVSSTPMLQAARAGGYCIGAFNVHTLEMLQAAVEAAEELRSPIILQTTVGTVKHLGPDYIAAAATVAANRSSVPIALHLDHCSDFDLIVRCIRAGYTSVMIDASPFPFDENVRLTAKVVEVARAAGVNVEAELGKVGGVEDDIVVDERDALLADPDECERFVRLTGVPTLAPAIGTAHGIYKGEPRIDFDRIRRIAERVAVPLVLHGGSGIPDDQVRECIRLGMSKMNVATELRIVFSDAIKAVFASNPDENDPRKYMVPAKQALREAVAAKIRLCGSAGKAGGPL; from the coding sequence ATGCCTCTTGTCTCATCCACGCCCATGCTGCAGGCCGCCCGAGCGGGCGGTTACTGCATCGGCGCGTTTAACGTCCATACGCTCGAAATGCTGCAAGCGGCCGTCGAGGCGGCCGAGGAGCTGCGCTCGCCGATCATTCTCCAGACGACCGTCGGCACGGTGAAGCATCTCGGTCCGGACTATATCGCGGCCGCGGCGACGGTCGCCGCTAACCGGAGCTCGGTGCCGATCGCGCTTCATCTGGACCACTGCTCCGACTTCGATCTGATCGTCCGCTGCATCCGCGCCGGTTATACGTCCGTCATGATCGACGCCTCCCCCTTCCCCTTCGACGAGAACGTCCGCCTGACGGCCAAGGTCGTCGAAGTCGCGCGGGCGGCCGGCGTTAACGTCGAGGCGGAGCTCGGCAAAGTGGGCGGCGTCGAAGACGATATCGTCGTCGACGAACGCGACGCGCTGCTGGCGGACCCGGACGAATGCGAGCGGTTCGTGCGGCTGACCGGCGTCCCGACGCTCGCCCCGGCGATCGGCACCGCGCATGGCATTTACAAGGGCGAACCGCGCATCGATTTCGATCGGATACGCCGGATCGCCGAACGTGTCGCCGTGCCGCTCGTCCTGCACGGGGGATCGGGCATCCCGGACGATCAAGTTAGAGAATGCATCCGGCTCGGCATGTCGAAGATGAACGTGGCCACGGAGCTGCGCATCGTCTTCTCGGACGCGATCAAAGCGGTGTTCGCCTCGAATCCGGACGAGAACGACCCGCGCAAATATATGGTTCCGGCCAAACAGGCGCTTCGCGAGGCGGTTGCCGCCAAGATTCGCCTGTGCGGCTCGGCAGGCAAAGCCGGCGGTCCGTTATGA
- a CDS encoding 1-phosphofructokinase family hexose kinase, with product MSRKHITTVTLNAAIDKTYFVPSLAAGQANRVRRMIAQPGGKGVNAARVAHLLGEPVVATGFVGGSAGQWIETALTEQGLRHQFVRAGGESRVCLNVVPDDGESVELLEPGLETRPEHYEELLHLLERLADTSSVIVLSGSVPSGGPPDIYRTIIERLKPYGMPVILDTSGAALLHGIAASPHMIKPNQEEMAHLTGSVRSALDEAALAEDVASLVRRGIPVAAVSLGSRGALAGLADAVYRIGAVPIEPVNVVGCGDAFIAGAAVGLHRGLPDEDLFKLAAACGASNALQLSAGVVDPAQVDAFSELVRVERIR from the coding sequence ATGAGCCGCAAGCACATCACGACGGTGACGCTGAACGCGGCCATCGACAAGACGTATTTCGTGCCCTCGCTGGCGGCCGGTCAAGCGAACCGGGTGCGCCGGATGATCGCGCAGCCGGGCGGCAAAGGCGTCAATGCCGCGCGAGTCGCGCATCTGCTCGGGGAGCCGGTCGTCGCAACCGGCTTCGTCGGCGGCAGCGCCGGGCAATGGATCGAGACGGCGCTGACGGAACAAGGCCTGCGCCACCAGTTCGTGCGCGCCGGCGGCGAATCCCGCGTCTGCCTGAATGTCGTTCCTGACGACGGCGAATCCGTCGAGCTGCTGGAGCCGGGATTGGAGACCCGGCCGGAGCACTACGAGGAGCTGCTGCACCTGTTGGAGCGGCTCGCGGACACGTCCTCCGTCATCGTCCTGTCCGGCAGCGTCCCGTCGGGAGGCCCCCCGGACATTTACCGGACGATCATCGAGCGGCTGAAGCCGTACGGCATGCCGGTCATTCTGGATACGAGCGGAGCGGCGCTCCTTCACGGCATAGCCGCTTCTCCCCATATGATCAAGCCGAATCAGGAAGAGATGGCCCACTTGACGGGCTCCGTCCGCTCCGCGCTCGATGAAGCGGCGCTGGCCGAAGACGTGGCCTCCCTCGTCCGCCGGGGCATACCGGTCGCGGCCGTCTCGCTCGGGAGCAGAGGCGCGCTGGCCGGCCTCGCGGACGCCGTCTACCGCATCGGCGCCGTCCCCATTGAACCCGTCAACGTCGTCGGCTGCGGAGACGCGTTTATCGCGGGAGCAGCCGTCGGGCTGCACCGGGGTTTGCCGGATGAGGACCTGTTCAAGCTCGCGGCGGCGTGCGGCGCCTCGAACGCCTTGCAATTGTCCGCCGGCGTCGTCGACCCGGCGCAAGTAGACGCCTTCTCCGAGCTCGTGCGGGTCGAACGGATTCGTTGA
- a CDS encoding DeoR/GlpR family DNA-binding transcription regulator: protein MIDLLRENGSISIGDIMNHFDVSEATARRDLETLEQERKLIRTFGGAVLETVRTEIPFYRKMEMNTEEKKEIAEKALSVIRDGDVVGLTGGSTNMMIARRIQQKPFERLTVVTNAVNVAFELSGKPGLQLIVTGGVIRTQSYELSGPFAEATLGQLTIQKAFIGADGVSIARGVTTFDELEAHTNRVMMRRAIETYVVADHTKLNRDSIFRIEDLSSVTAVLTDSRVDPDIRASYAEAGIRLL, encoded by the coding sequence ATTATCGACCTTTTGCGGGAGAACGGCTCGATCTCGATCGGGGACATTATGAATCACTTCGACGTGTCCGAGGCGACCGCCCGACGCGATCTGGAGACGCTGGAGCAGGAGCGAAAATTGATCCGGACGTTTGGAGGCGCCGTGTTGGAGACGGTACGGACGGAGATTCCGTTCTACCGCAAAATGGAGATGAACACCGAGGAGAAAAAAGAAATCGCGGAAAAAGCGCTGTCCGTGATCCGCGACGGAGATGTGGTCGGTCTGACGGGGGGATCGACCAACATGATGATCGCCCGGCGGATTCAGCAGAAGCCGTTCGAGCGGTTGACCGTCGTGACCAACGCGGTGAACGTCGCGTTCGAATTATCCGGCAAACCCGGACTGCAACTGATCGTCACGGGCGGCGTCATCCGGACGCAAAGCTACGAGCTGTCCGGTCCGTTCGCGGAAGCGACGCTGGGGCAACTGACGATTCAAAAAGCGTTTATCGGCGCGGACGGCGTCTCGATCGCCCGCGGCGTCACGACGTTCGACGAATTGGAGGCCCACACGAACCGGGTGATGATGCGCCGGGCGATCGAGACGTATGTCGTGGCCGATCATACGAAGCTTAACCGGGACTCGATCTTTCGGATCGAAGACTTGTCATCCGTAACGGCGGTGCTGACGGATTCACGCGTAGATCCCGACATCCGCGCCTCGTATGCCGAAGCCGGCATCCGGTTGCTGTAG